From Penicillium digitatum chromosome 5, complete sequence, one genomic window encodes:
- a CDS encoding Fructosyl amino acid oxidasesarcosine oxidase, putative — MTLPSKILIVGGGVFGLSTALSLSKRHPESKVTVVESSPTIPNPHGSSVDTSRIVRADYANAAYSKLAAAAIDRWRSTDWGRDGRYTQNGLLLVYPAESASAKEYARKSYANVRQIEGENVTFLPTQADVLSVVPAYGSTLDVAGGYVNWGSGWSDAAASVRYAKTLLDAEGKVDFRTGDVERVLYDTNGAKPKAIGVALTDGSTIEADLVVLATGAWTSKLVDLRGRAVATGQAIAYMRISDEEQRELENLPTILNFATGIFIIPPRDNLLKIARHAYGYLNPVEVPVPGAGASGSMVVSLPEQGVPVPLEGQDAFRVALRQLLPRFAEREFVDTRVCWYTDTPTGDFIVSYHPDHEGLFLATGGSGHGFKFFPVLGDKIVDALGGTLDSELSRMWKWPEAAVPDEEDFAGDGSRSGERRAILKDELAKTKKALRSSVL; from the exons ATGACATTGCCGTCCAAGATTCTGATTGTAGGAGGGGGTGTGTTTGGAT TATCCACCGCCCTCTCCCTGTCAAAGCGACACCCAGAGTCCAAAGTAACAGTTGTAGAGTCCTCACCAACAATCCCAAACCCGCACGGCTCATCCGTGGACACATCCCGGATCGTGCGGGCCGACTATGCCAACGCAGCATACTCCAAACTCGCGGCAGCAGCCATCGACCGCTGGCGCAGCACAGACTGGGGCCGAGACGGCCGCTACACGCAAAACGGCCTGCTGCTCGTGTACCCAGCAGAAAGCGCTAGTGCCAAGGAATATGCACGCAAGAGCTACGCCAACGTGCGCCAGATCGAGGGTGAGAACGTCACCTTCCTGCCGACCCAAGCGGACGTCCTCAGCGTCGTTCCAGCCTACGGCTCGACCCTTGATGTCGCTGGTGGCTATGTGAATTGGGGTTCTGGATGGTCTGATGCCGCGGCCAGCGTGCGGTACGCAAAGACTCTCCTCGACGCTGAGGGGAAGGTTGACTTCCGCACTGGTGATGTCGAGCGTGTGCTTTACGACACGAACGGCGCGAAGCCTAAAGCTATCGGTGTCGCCTTGACGGATGGTTCAACCATCGAGGCTGATCTCGTTGTGTTGGCGACTGGCGCGTGGACGTCGAAGCTGGTCGACTTACGTGGAAGGGCTGTTGCGACTGGACAGGCGATTGCTTACATGCGGATCTCTGATGAGGAGCAACGAGAGCTGGAGAATTTACCTACGATCTTGAACTTCGCGACGGGAATTTTCATTATCCCACCCCGGGACAATCTGCTTAAAATTGCGCGGCATGCGTATGGGTATTTGAATCCGGTTGAGGTGCCGGTTCCTGGTGCCGGGGCTTCAGGCTCCATGGTGGTTAGTCTGCCTGAGCAGGGGGTTCCAGTGCCTCTTGAGGGACAGGATGCGTTCCGGGTTGCGTTGAGGCAGCTTTTACCGCGGTTTGCGGAGAGGGAGTTTGTTGATACGAGGGTTTGTTGGTATACTGATAC GCCCACGGGCGACTTCATTGTTTCCTATCATCCTGATCATGAAGGTCTTTTCCTTGCTACCGGTGGTAGTGGCCATGGGTTCAAGTTCTTCCCCGTTCTTGGAGACAAGATTGTTGATGCGCTGGGGGGCACTCTTGATTCCGAGTTGAGTAGGATGTGGAAATGGCCAGAGGCTGCCGTGCCGGATGAAGAGGATTTTGCTGGCGATGGCAGTCGGTCTGGGGAGAGGAGAGCGATTTTAAAAGACGAGTTGGCTAAGACAAAAAAGGCATTGCGGAGCAGTGTGCTCTAG
- a CDS encoding TATA-box-binding protein, with protein sequence MEKPRVVDDGDWIGVGRTDYQLQEERGLANLAPATMARGGKSKGGYIELSISQFHLYFLSQLEYSIKMDSLTTHPSNAQQARAFTATSSLSFPGGAGDLTPPNSEKEAMAQGGNGMNNGQQAGGNAMNGTGVTPASPATPAATPGATTGSSGIVPTLQNIVATVNLDCRLDLKTIALHARNAEYNPKRFAAVIMRIREPKTTALIFASGKMVVTGAKSEDDSKLASRKYARIIQKLGFNAKFTDFKIQNIVGSCDIKFPIRLEGLASRHHNFSSYEPELFPGLIYRMMKPKIVLLIFVSGKIVLTGAKVREEIYQAFELIYPVLSDFRKV encoded by the exons ATGGAGAAACCGAGGGTAGTCGATGACGGTGATTGGATTGGTGTGGGACGGACGGACTATCAGCTGCAGGAGGAGCGCGGACTGGCAAACCTAGCGCCTGCAACCATGGCTCGTGGAGGAAAAAGCAAGG GGGGATACATTGAGTTGTCCATCTCCCAG TTCCATCTTTATTTTTTGTCACAACTCGAGTATTCCATCAAAATGGATTCTCTCACGACCCATCCTTCCAATGCGCAGCAGGCTCGTGCCTTCACTGCTACCTCGTCGCTGTCTTTCCCTGGTGGCGCTGGGGATCTGACCCCTCCAAACTCCGAGAAGGAGGCCATGGCACAGGGCGGAAATGGTATGAATAATGGCCAACAGGCCGGAGGAAATGCCATGAACGGCACCGGGGTGACTCCCGCTTCTCCTGCAACCCCCGCCGCGACCCCTGGCGCAACCACCGGAAGCAGTGGCATTGTTCCTACCTTGCA GAACATCGTTGCCACTGTCAATCTTGACTGTCGCCTTGATCTCAAGACCATCGCGTTGCACGCACGAAACGCTGAGTACAATCCAAAG CGTTTTGCTGCCGTGATCATGCGTATCCGTGAACCTAAGACCACTGCTCTCATCTTCGCCTCCGGCAAGATGGTCGTTACTGGTGCCAAGTCCGAGGATGATTCAAAGCTGGCTTCGCGCAAGTATGCGCGCATCATTCAGAAGCTTGGTTTCAATGCCAAGTTTACCGATTTCAAAATCCAGAATATTGTCGGCTCCTGCGACATCAAGTTCCCCATCCGTCTGGAGGGGTTGGCCTCTCGTCACCACAATTTCAGTTCCTACGAGCCTGAATTATTCCCTGGTCTGATCTATCGCATGATGAAGCCCAAGATCGTTCTCTTGATCTTCGTCAGTGGCAAGATTGTCCTGACTGGTGCTAAAGTCCGCGAGGAGATCTACCAGGCTTTCGAGCTGATCTACCCCGTACTTTCTG ATTTCCGCAAGGTTTAA